In the Alkaliphilus oremlandii OhILAs genome, one interval contains:
- a CDS encoding TIGR01906 family membrane protein, translating into MKGIKKIGYVSIGILLSMVLLLTSVELVAFHMDHYRASFEKYKITEATGMNMENLEHTMGDVLKYFKDDRVELDTRAVIHGEEQPVFGEREISHMVDVKALFVQGRFIRNSGVPLILIIALILIKIDKDWRKGFAKTLLYTSIANIGLLVMLLILMKIDFYKYFTYFHLIFFSNDLWILDPTTDVLIQMVPEEFFYSTAVKIIVYFVGSLLVLGTAGGYYLKKRTK; encoded by the coding sequence TTGAAGGGAATAAAAAAAATAGGATACGTCAGTATTGGTATATTATTATCCATGGTGCTCTTACTCACCTCTGTAGAGCTGGTAGCTTTTCATATGGACCATTACAGGGCATCCTTTGAAAAGTATAAGATTACAGAAGCCACAGGAATGAATATGGAAAACCTAGAGCATACCATGGGGGACGTTTTAAAATATTTTAAAGATGATCGAGTGGAATTGGACACAAGAGCGGTGATTCATGGAGAAGAGCAACCCGTATTTGGAGAAAGAGAAATCTCTCATATGGTGGATGTGAAAGCACTTTTTGTTCAAGGAAGATTCATCAGAAACAGTGGGGTGCCCCTGATATTGATCATAGCCCTCATCTTGATCAAAATAGATAAAGATTGGAGAAAAGGATTTGCTAAAACACTTTTATATACTTCCATTGCCAATATAGGGCTTTTAGTTATGCTGCTGATATTGATGAAAATTGATTTCTATAAGTATTTTACGTACTTCCATCTAATATTTTTCAGCAATGATCTATGGATATTGGACCCAACAACCGATGTATTGATCCAGATGGTTCCCGAAGAGTTTTTTTATAGCACGGCAGTTAAAATCATCGTTTATTTTGTTGGCAGTCTGTTGGTTTTAGGCACTGCTGGTGGATACTATCTCAAAAAGAGAACAAAATAA
- a CDS encoding aminoacyl-histidine dipeptidase: MGKLEGLKPERVFYYFEELTKIPRESYNEEQVSNYIKSVGEDLGLETIQDDLLNVIIRKPASPGYENAEGVIIQGHMDMVCEKESDSEHDFQKDPISLIVDGDYICADKTTLGADNGIAIAMGLAILEDNTLQHPAIEFLATSSEETEMDGALGLAEDALKGTRFLNLDSEEEGVVIAGSAGGELIKIEIQSTYEELQDSMGFDIEIKGLMGGHSGMEINKPRENANKILGNLLKELAERMEIRLISITGGTKDNAIPRSAGAKVALVQEDRVQFENIMEEIKGRVIEKNKGKEPGIDISVERCETVTQGFSKNTLKSVVELLENLPTGVFTMLEGYDNIVESSSNLAIIKTEDEKITVQISLRSSIERRLKEMEALIIKEADKINAVYTIGASYPEWEYRPDSNLRKIAMAVYEHVFGVKMEAAVIHAGLECGAMAKKYPNMDLISFGPNIYDVHTPKEKISISSTKRIYEYTVALLKSL; this comes from the coding sequence ATGGGTAAACTAGAGGGATTAAAGCCAGAGAGAGTATTTTATTACTTCGAAGAATTAACGAAGATACCGAGGGAGTCCTATAATGAAGAGCAGGTTAGCAACTATATTAAAAGTGTGGGAGAAGACTTAGGATTAGAAACAATTCAAGATGATTTGTTGAATGTGATCATCAGAAAACCAGCAAGCCCAGGATATGAAAATGCCGAGGGCGTAATTATTCAAGGTCATATGGACATGGTGTGTGAAAAAGAAAGTGATAGTGAACACGATTTTCAAAAAGATCCAATCTCTTTAATCGTGGATGGAGACTATATTTGTGCAGATAAAACCACTTTAGGTGCAGACAATGGTATTGCAATCGCAATGGGGTTGGCCATATTGGAGGACAATACGCTACAGCATCCTGCAATTGAATTCCTTGCTACAAGCTCAGAAGAGACCGAAATGGATGGTGCATTGGGTTTAGCAGAGGATGCTTTAAAGGGTACAAGGTTTCTGAATTTAGATTCCGAAGAGGAAGGTGTAGTGATTGCAGGATCTGCTGGAGGAGAGCTCATCAAAATAGAGATTCAGTCGACCTATGAAGAACTTCAAGACTCCATGGGTTTTGATATAGAAATCAAAGGTTTAATGGGTGGACACTCTGGTATGGAAATTAATAAACCGAGAGAAAATGCAAATAAAATACTTGGCAATTTATTAAAGGAATTAGCAGAGCGGATGGAAATTCGATTGATTTCCATTACAGGTGGAACGAAGGACAATGCCATTCCAAGAAGTGCAGGAGCTAAAGTTGCATTAGTGCAAGAAGATAGAGTTCAGTTTGAAAATATTATGGAAGAAATCAAGGGAAGGGTTATAGAAAAAAACAAAGGAAAAGAACCCGGAATTGATATTTCTGTTGAACGCTGTGAAACCGTAACACAAGGTTTTTCTAAGAATACATTAAAATCTGTTGTAGAACTTTTGGAAAATCTGCCCACAGGTGTCTTTACAATGTTAGAAGGTTATGACAATATTGTTGAAAGTTCTTCAAACCTAGCTATTATTAAAACGGAGGATGAAAAAATAACGGTCCAGATATCCCTTAGAAGTTCCATAGAACGCCGATTGAAGGAGATGGAAGCACTGATTATAAAAGAAGCAGATAAAATCAATGCAGTGTATACCATCGGTGCTAGTTATCCAGAATGGGAATACAGGCCGGATTCAAACTTAAGAAAGATAGCCATGGCTGTATATGAGCATGTATTCGGAGTAAAGATGGAAGCTGCAGTAATTCATGCTGGGCTGGAATGTGGCGCTATGGCAAAAAAATATCCGAATATGGATTTAATATCTTTTGGACCGAATATTTATGATGTACATACACCAAAGGAGAAAATAAGTATTTCATCTACCAAAAGAATTTATGAATATACAGTGGCTCTATTAAAATCTCTATAA
- a CDS encoding GlsB/YeaQ/YmgE family stress response membrane protein, with translation MGYIAWIILGALSGWIASIVMGKNSQMGAIANIVVGIVGAFIGGFVFSLIGSVGVTGLNIWSIIVSVVGSCILLFVVNKIK, from the coding sequence ATGGGTTATATAGCATGGATAATCTTAGGCGCACTATCCGGATGGATAGCAAGTATTGTAATGGGTAAAAATTCACAGATGGGAGCTATTGCGAATATCGTGGTAGGTATTGTGGGAGCTTTTATTGGAGGATTCGTATTCAGCTTAATAGGCTCCGTTGGTGTCACAGGACTGAATATATGGAGCATAATAGTTTCCGTAGTTGGATCTTGTATATTACTATTTGTAGTTAATAAAATTAAATAA
- a CDS encoding cyclase family protein codes for MKILDLTHYISEDMPVYPGTEGPKFSPANSYEVDGFRETLVTLYTHTGTHMDPPAHLFPNRTTLDQFPISQFVGRALVIHCSDLREGQSITMDYILPYKDKALQAEFLLFHTGWSQYWGTEQYFGEYPCIDHEVADFLINSRKKGIGLDTIGLDPIVDINLTLHKKLFRDSEIVVIENLMNLHLLGDELFTFCALPLKHKDADGSPIRAIALLDE; via the coding sequence ATGAAAATTCTTGATCTGACACATTATATTTCAGAAGATATGCCTGTTTATCCAGGTACGGAAGGTCCTAAGTTCTCACCTGCAAATTCCTATGAGGTGGATGGATTTAGAGAAACCCTAGTGACTCTGTATACACACACGGGCACTCATATGGATCCGCCTGCCCACCTGTTTCCAAACAGAACAACACTGGACCAATTCCCAATTTCTCAATTCGTCGGAAGGGCCTTGGTTATCCATTGCTCCGATTTGAGAGAAGGTCAATCCATTACTATGGATTATATTCTCCCATATAAAGATAAGGCTCTCCAAGCGGAGTTCCTCCTTTTTCATACTGGCTGGTCTCAATATTGGGGAACAGAACAATATTTTGGAGAGTACCCTTGCATCGACCATGAAGTTGCAGACTTTTTAATAAACAGTCGTAAAAAGGGCATTGGTCTTGATACCATCGGGCTGGATCCCATTGTAGATATCAATCTTACACTCCATAAAAAGCTATTCCGAGATAGCGAGATTGTAGTTATTGAAAATTTAATGAATTTGCACTTGCTCGGTGATGAACTTTTTACCTTCTGTGCACTGCCACTAAAGCATAAGGATGCCGATGGATCACCGATTCGAGCTATTGCTCTTTTAGACGAATGA
- a CDS encoding GerMN domain-containing protein — translation MRVLRYVAILLIVVSVVSLVGCSFFNREKETDVSLIIDTPTIQEDGLRETVLYYKDEIGLIVPVMRKIPWEEGIAKAAINQLVDEPAVRDNLSSIGLFPVLPTGTEVLEMSINDGLAKVDFNENILSYDTDTDEKAIVQSLVYTLTEFEAIDKVQLLVNGKTLNKLSFGTKVKNPMERENINLSLALESEELPVIVYYKTTTNGEDSFFIPVTKGVNALKTDIKSALTALLEGAPEGTGLYSELPAGVVLNDVYVKEGVAYMDFSKEIENIPDNKTHQQSMVYELGLTLREIEPTISQVRILSSGKEIQLNSDVSLNLPKHVNPY, via the coding sequence ATGAGAGTTTTGCGGTACGTGGCTATTTTACTTATAGTAGTATCGGTTGTTTCCTTGGTGGGCTGTAGCTTCTTTAACAGAGAAAAAGAGACAGATGTTAGTTTGATTATTGATACACCCACAATACAGGAAGACGGATTGAGAGAAACAGTTCTTTATTATAAGGATGAAATAGGTCTCATAGTTCCCGTGATGAGAAAGATACCTTGGGAAGAGGGAATTGCAAAAGCTGCAATAAACCAATTGGTTGATGAACCAGCAGTTCGAGATAATCTGTCAAGTATCGGTTTGTTTCCAGTGCTACCTACTGGAACAGAGGTTTTAGAAATGTCCATTAACGATGGATTAGCTAAAGTGGATTTTAATGAAAATATTTTGTCCTATGATACAGATACGGACGAAAAAGCGATTGTACAATCTCTTGTATATACGCTAACCGAATTTGAAGCAATTGATAAAGTGCAACTACTTGTCAATGGAAAAACACTGAATAAACTTTCTTTTGGAACAAAAGTTAAAAATCCCATGGAAAGAGAAAATATTAATCTTAGTTTGGCATTGGAATCGGAAGAATTACCTGTTATCGTGTATTATAAAACCACTACAAATGGGGAGGATTCATTTTTTATCCCAGTAACCAAGGGGGTAAATGCACTAAAAACAGATATTAAAAGTGCTTTAACTGCATTATTGGAAGGTGCACCAGAGGGCACTGGGCTTTACAGTGAATTGCCAGCAGGCGTTGTTCTCAACGATGTTTATGTAAAAGAAGGCGTTGCCTATATGGATTTCAGTAAAGAGATTGAAAACATTCCAGATAATAAAACCCATCAACAGTCCATGGTGTATGAATTAGGGCTCACTCTAAGGGAAATAGAACCAACGATTTCACAGGTTCGTATTTTATCCTCTGGAAAGGAAATTCAATTAAATTCTGATGTAAGTTTAAATCTACCAAAGCATGTCAATCCATATTAA
- a CDS encoding SPFH domain-containing protein: MVEKIMKDEHLVTEERKAKSSNGMVILILNIVLMVASIFSIIIGANLISNTGNLFGILFIVIGVIYLMIVGPILFAGLKVLKPNEALVLTLFGKYTGTLKGEGFFFVNPFSSAVSPASKNTSTGSLGTQDHIKVSANEINIPSQRSKKISLKAMTLNNDKQKINDQMGNPIIIGVVVIWKVVNTAKAVFNVDNYAEYLSIQTDSALRDITRLYPYDSVNDDNEKSLRGSSLEVAEKLRHEIQKRVNIAGLEVVEARITHLAYAPEIASTMLQRQQASAIIDARQMIVEGAVGMVEMALAKLSENDIVTLDEERKAAMVSNLLVVLCGNKEAQPIVNSGSLY; encoded by the coding sequence ATGGTTGAAAAGATAATGAAAGATGAGCATTTGGTGACAGAAGAGAGGAAAGCAAAAAGTTCCAATGGTATGGTCATACTGATCTTAAACATCGTTTTAATGGTGGCTAGTATTTTTTCTATAATCATTGGGGCTAATTTGATCTCCAACACTGGCAATTTATTTGGTATACTATTTATTGTAATTGGCGTAATTTATTTGATGATTGTAGGTCCGATTCTATTTGCAGGATTGAAGGTTTTAAAGCCGAATGAAGCATTGGTATTAACTTTGTTTGGTAAATATACTGGAACTCTAAAGGGAGAAGGATTTTTCTTTGTAAATCCTTTCAGCAGCGCTGTAAGCCCAGCCTCAAAAAATACGAGCACAGGAAGCCTTGGAACGCAAGATCATATTAAGGTCAGCGCAAATGAAATTAATATCCCAAGTCAGCGAAGTAAAAAGATTTCTTTAAAGGCGATGACACTGAACAATGATAAGCAAAAAATTAATGATCAAATGGGAAATCCGATTATCATTGGTGTCGTAGTTATATGGAAGGTTGTAAATACAGCGAAAGCAGTATTCAATGTAGATAATTATGCAGAATATTTATCGATTCAAACAGACTCTGCTTTAAGAGACATTACGAGACTCTATCCCTACGACTCAGTTAATGATGACAACGAGAAGTCTCTTCGTGGTAGTAGCCTTGAGGTTGCAGAAAAACTTAGACACGAGATTCAAAAGCGCGTAAATATTGCAGGACTTGAAGTCGTTGAGGCTAGAATAACGCATTTAGCCTATGCACCGGAAATAGCTTCTACAATGCTACAGAGACAACAGGCTTCAGCTATTATTGATGCTAGACAGATGATTGTAGAAGGTGCGGTAGGTATGGTGGAAATGGCATTGGCTAAGCTGAGTGAAAATGATATTGTAACCCTAGATGAAGAACGGAAGGCTGCCATGGTTAGCAACCTACTGGTTGTATTGTGTGGGAATAAAGAAGCACAACCCATTGTAAATAGCGGTTCCCTATATTAA
- a CDS encoding DUF2179 domain-containing protein translates to MEALLGYLLIFVARLTDVSMATIRMIMVVKGKRVIAACIGFVEVSIYVVAIGKVLSGMDNPLNVLAYASGFATGNYVGIFLEEKMALGNIIAQVISDYEVEKLVEKLRNVGFGVTVIEGYGREGIRYILNVSLQRKHLSRLYQTVEEHDKKAFVTVTDARAIRGGYFAGMKK, encoded by the coding sequence ATGGAGGCATTATTAGGGTATCTACTGATTTTTGTCGCAAGACTTACCGATGTCAGTATGGCGACGATCCGTATGATCATGGTAGTAAAGGGGAAAAGGGTCATCGCAGCATGTATCGGTTTCGTAGAAGTGAGTATTTATGTCGTTGCAATTGGCAAGGTGCTAAGTGGAATGGATAATCCACTCAACGTACTTGCCTACGCATCTGGATTTGCCACGGGAAATTATGTAGGTATATTTCTAGAAGAAAAGATGGCCCTAGGGAATATCATCGCACAGGTAATTTCGGATTATGAAGTTGAAAAATTGGTTGAAAAACTTAGAAATGTTGGTTTTGGTGTAACTGTAATCGAAGGGTACGGTAGAGAAGGCATAAGATATATACTAAATGTATCTTTGCAAAGAAAGCATTTATCGAGACTCTATCAAACGGTAGAGGAACATGATAAAAAAGCATTCGTTACAGTAACCGATGCCCGTGCCATTCGTGGAGGATATTTTGCCGGTATGAAGAAATAA
- a CDS encoding SOS response-associated peptidase, which produces MDNGGGPVCGRYLLDMDTVEISNILHNIKWSCGETLKTGEIYPTNTVPMITSRGVTFAKWGFPKWDNKGVVINARVEGLQERRMFKSLVKNKRCIIPANGYFEWKQIGGSKVKEKYLIDNKGKILYMAGLYDTVEESSTQLSFLDHNTQTYLAFAIITKDANDSVSHVHHRMPLIFNKEEMEMWLSGYDLSALLSQNNIALQYSMDH; this is translated from the coding sequence TTGGATAATGGAGGTGGTCCTGTGTGTGGTAGATATCTTTTAGATATGGATACAGTGGAAATTAGCAATATTCTTCACAATATAAAGTGGAGCTGCGGCGAAACATTGAAGACGGGCGAAATATATCCCACGAATACTGTACCGATGATAACGTCTAGGGGGGTAACCTTTGCCAAATGGGGATTTCCAAAATGGGATAATAAAGGTGTGGTCATCAATGCTCGGGTAGAAGGATTGCAGGAAAGAAGGATGTTTAAAAGCTTAGTAAAGAATAAGCGGTGTATTATTCCTGCCAATGGCTATTTTGAATGGAAGCAGATTGGAGGCAGTAAAGTAAAAGAAAAATATTTGATTGATAATAAGGGCAAGATCTTATACATGGCAGGTCTTTATGATACGGTTGAAGAAAGTAGCACCCAATTAAGCTTCCTAGATCATAACACACAAACGTATTTAGCCTTTGCGATCATAACGAAGGATGCCAACGATTCCGTTTCCCATGTGCATCATAGAATGCCTTTAATTTTTAACAAAGAGGAAATGGAGATGTGGCTAAGTGGTTATGACTTAAGTGCTCTTCTATCACAAAATAATATTGCACTACAATACTCAATGGATCATTAA
- a CDS encoding metallophosphoesterase, protein MKIGIISDSHEGRYYIDLVMAQLKEVDLIIHAGDGYQDTKYIEHRYGIKTLGVKGNCDLEGPEQRLETIENKRIFIAHGDRYGVVSNMDRIFYAAKEFEADIAIFGHTHVPFYMVEEGIVLMNPGSITLPRGDSQRSYCILTLAKDIKVEFMKI, encoded by the coding sequence TTGAAAATCGGCATAATTAGTGACAGTCACGAAGGACGTTATTATATTGACCTAGTAATGGCGCAATTGAAAGAAGTGGACTTAATTATACATGCTGGAGATGGCTATCAGGATACAAAATATATAGAGCATAGATATGGCATAAAAACATTAGGCGTAAAAGGAAACTGTGATCTGGAAGGGCCAGAGCAGAGGCTTGAAACCATAGAAAATAAAAGAATTTTTATTGCCCATGGAGATCGATATGGTGTAGTGTCCAACATGGATCGAATCTTTTACGCAGCAAAGGAATTCGAAGCAGATATCGCTATCTTTGGTCATACCCATGTACCTTTCTATATGGTGGAAGAAGGGATTGTATTAATGAATCCAGGCAGTATTACGCTGCCAAGAGGAGACAGCCAAAGGAGTTATTGTATACTCACCCTAGCAAAAGATATAAAAGTAGAATTTATGAAAATATAG
- a CDS encoding WYL domain-containing protein, with the protein MVNQSLKYSLNNHKVITIMYMKDLEIIQRRIQVLKMESGLIKALDIDKGQLRTFRIDRILSAIDTKLMGNEDSMAENYIF; encoded by the coding sequence ATGGTAAATCAATCATTAAAGTACTCATTAAACAATCATAAAGTAATTACAATCATGTATATGAAAGACTTAGAGATCATACAAAGAAGAATTCAAGTTTTAAAGATGGAGAGTGGGCTTATAAAGGCACTAGACATCGATAAGGGACAGCTTAGAACCTTTAGGATAGACCGAATATTATCTGCAATTGATACCAAACTCATGGGGAACGAAGATAGCATGGCGGAGAACTATATCTTTTAA
- a CDS encoding AIR synthase family protein translates to MEIGKVPTEVLKEVIFSNLKNRRPEVLVRPNIGEDCAVVDFGDYVCVMSTDPITGAAKDIGSLAVHISCNDIASSGVEPLGIMLTIMAPPHTTKEDLSLVMSEANKAAASVNVEIIGGHTEITDAVNRMIISATAIGRQLKEKLVLSEGAKIDDAVFMTKYTGLEGTAIIARDLEEKLKEKISDATIQTAQEFLKDISVVKEGITAGEVGVHSMHDVTEGGIFGALWELGEASGIGIEIYEDQIPMRPETLEICHYLSIDPMRLISSGVMVMTIAQDKKEALMEAFKRENLILTEIGRMVEKDRIIISAAKGIRALDPPDVDELYKAFEN, encoded by the coding sequence GTGGAAATAGGGAAGGTACCAACAGAAGTTTTAAAAGAAGTTATTTTTTCTAATCTTAAAAATAGACGACCAGAAGTTTTAGTAAGACCGAATATTGGGGAGGATTGTGCCGTTGTAGATTTTGGGGACTACGTTTGTGTAATGAGTACAGATCCCATTACTGGAGCAGCGAAGGATATCGGTAGTTTAGCCGTTCATATTTCCTGTAATGATATTGCATCTAGTGGGGTAGAGCCATTGGGGATCATGCTGACCATTATGGCACCGCCCCATACGACGAAAGAAGATTTAAGTCTTGTTATGTCTGAAGCGAATAAAGCCGCAGCTTCTGTCAACGTGGAAATCATAGGAGGTCATACTGAAATCACAGATGCCGTCAATCGAATGATCATCAGCGCTACGGCCATAGGCAGACAGCTGAAGGAAAAATTAGTACTCTCAGAAGGTGCAAAAATAGACGATGCAGTTTTTATGACGAAATATACTGGACTTGAAGGCACTGCTATTATTGCTCGAGATTTAGAAGAAAAATTGAAAGAAAAAATAAGTGATGCCACCATTCAAACGGCACAAGAATTTTTAAAGGATATCAGTGTGGTGAAAGAAGGAATTACAGCAGGTGAAGTAGGGGTGCACAGCATGCACGATGTTACAGAAGGTGGCATTTTTGGTGCTCTATGGGAGTTAGGAGAGGCCTCCGGTATAGGCATCGAGATATACGAAGATCAGATCCCAATGAGACCTGAGACCTTAGAAATTTGTCACTATTTATCCATCGATCCCATGCGATTGATTTCCAGTGGTGTCATGGTAATGACCATTGCACAGGATAAGAAAGAGGCGTTGATGGAGGCTTTTAAAAGAGAAAATTTAATCCTTACAGAAATTGGAAGGATGGTTGAAAAAGATCGGATCATCATCTCAGCGGCCAAGGGAATCCGAGCGCTAGATCCACCGGATGTAGATGAATTGTATAAGGCTTTCGAAAATTAA
- a CDS encoding N-acetylmuramoyl-L-alanine amidase family protein, translating to MRKLISSLLVAIIIISSFSISFANQSMDKISLKENGIGRNFQVVNIKVDGKAVKSADVPPVIYPLNNQGRTLVPLRMIIDHFGDKLNADIEWDGTNNQVKIITKDKEILLKIDSAVATVNGVAKNLPDNVPAKLLAIGSNGRTMVPIRFFAEELGLTVKWDDKTWTASIDIPEQTGGKNPEEKPEEKPPVIGTVSVTDIKVETNGAIPKIRIKTSGKVSYKELKLVNPDRLVIDFENTIFDIGDRTALEPNGTLHIPTNNDLIKNVRMSQFNNNPFITRIVMELGKTTAYQVTYDEQKGEIIIDFPNYIRSIKREVMNAKEVIVIDGDYLEDYSIMKLNNPDRAVIDITGGILHDAFKSKTMNVDGRAAKTVRVSQHNVGNDLTGEKTVRIVVDLQDNLDTEEIYAEVVNNRLYLHLEGEPLKAVKYEETGWTTSKLTFLGSRVTRYSIQRQQGNLIEMSVPKADIELDAMNLQIGDHIVKSMDISENREGSEYHIRLELQDSVEYQLLSSEKTQDFVLNLNNKAAKYREKLIVIDPGHGGSDPGTISPISGAYESIVVLDIALRLNQLLTEAGFRTYMTRVDNLSPNIKLELQERVDVAEQLKADLFVSVHANSALASSASGLENYYHSTDPRGKKLAEIFQSEMVKNANVNNRGAKVADFFVLRNTTMPSVLTETGFLSNPGDEAKLASSQHRQQLAEGMFKGILRYFEENK from the coding sequence ATGAGGAAACTAATTTCCAGCTTATTGGTAGCAATCATCATCATTTCTTCCTTTTCTATTTCTTTTGCAAATCAATCGATGGATAAGATTTCATTAAAAGAAAACGGAATTGGTAGAAACTTTCAGGTAGTAAATATTAAGGTAGACGGCAAGGCAGTAAAATCCGCAGATGTGCCTCCTGTTATTTATCCATTGAATAATCAAGGAAGGACCTTAGTACCCCTTAGGATGATCATCGATCATTTTGGGGATAAGCTCAATGCTGATATTGAGTGGGACGGTACAAATAATCAGGTAAAGATCATAACAAAGGATAAGGAAATCCTTTTAAAGATTGATAGTGCCGTTGCTACAGTAAACGGAGTAGCTAAAAACCTGCCAGATAATGTGCCAGCAAAGCTTCTTGCAATCGGAAGCAACGGAAGAACCATGGTACCGATTCGTTTCTTTGCAGAGGAATTGGGACTTACTGTGAAATGGGATGATAAGACGTGGACTGCATCCATCGATATTCCAGAACAGACTGGAGGAAAAAATCCAGAGGAGAAACCGGAAGAAAAACCACCAGTGATAGGTACTGTCAGCGTTACGGATATTAAGGTAGAAACAAATGGCGCCATACCAAAAATTCGTATTAAAACTTCTGGAAAGGTTTCCTATAAAGAGCTGAAATTGGTGAATCCAGATCGTTTGGTTATTGATTTTGAGAACACCATCTTCGATATTGGCGATCGAACCGCCCTTGAACCCAATGGTACTCTACATATTCCAACGAACAACGATTTAATAAAAAATGTTCGAATGTCACAGTTCAATAACAATCCATTTATCACTAGAATTGTAATGGAATTAGGGAAGACCACAGCGTACCAAGTAACATATGATGAACAAAAGGGAGAAATCATCATCGATTTTCCAAATTATATTCGAAGCATTAAGAGAGAAGTCATGAACGCAAAAGAAGTCATTGTTATAGATGGAGACTATTTAGAAGATTATAGCATTATGAAATTAAACAATCCAGACCGTGCAGTGATTGACATTACAGGTGGCATATTACATGATGCTTTTAAAAGTAAAACGATGAATGTAGATGGAAGAGCAGCGAAGACTGTGAGAGTATCTCAGCATAATGTAGGAAACGATTTAACCGGAGAAAAAACCGTAAGAATTGTTGTAGACCTGCAAGATAACTTAGATACAGAGGAGATTTATGCAGAGGTAGTTAATAATCGGTTGTATTTACATTTAGAAGGAGAGCCTTTGAAGGCTGTTAAGTATGAAGAAACAGGATGGACAACTTCTAAGCTCACGTTCTTAGGCTCTAGAGTTACAAGATACAGCATTCAAAGACAGCAGGGGAACCTAATCGAAATGTCCGTACCAAAGGCTGATATTGAACTAGATGCGATGAACCTTCAAATTGGAGATCACATTGTTAAATCTATGGATATATCTGAAAATAGAGAAGGCAGCGAATACCATATCCGATTAGAGTTACAGGATTCCGTGGAATACCAATTACTTTCATCAGAAAAAACACAGGATTTCGTGCTGAATCTGAACAACAAAGCTGCAAAATACAGGGAAAAACTCATTGTAATTGACCCTGGACATGGTGGAAGTGATCCTGGTACAATCTCGCCGATATCTGGTGCGTATGAGTCCATCGTTGTGCTAGACATTGCTTTAAGGTTGAACCAACTACTGACAGAGGCAGGCTTTAGAACTTATATGACACGTGTGGACAATCTAAGTCCGAATATCAAACTAGAGCTACAGGAGCGTGTGGATGTGGCAGAGCAATTAAAAGCGGATCTATTTGTTAGTGTTCATGCAAATTCTGCTCTTGCATCATCTGCTAGTGGACTTGAAAATTACTACCATTCTACAGATCCAAGGGGTAAGAAGCTAGCAGAAATATTCCAGTCCGAGATGGTTAAAAACGCCAATGTCAATAATAGAGGAGCAAAAGTTGCGGACTTCTTTGTTCTGAGAAATACAACAATGCCATCGGTATTGACGGAGACAGGATTCTTGTCCAATCCAGGAGATGAAGCGAAGCTTGCAAGCAGTCAACATCGACAGCAGCTTGCAGAAGGAATGTTTAAAGGCATCCTGCGATATTTCGAAGAGAACAAATAA